One window of Quercus robur chromosome 12, dhQueRobu3.1, whole genome shotgun sequence genomic DNA carries:
- the LOC126708512 gene encoding uncharacterized protein LOC126708512 has product MRVGETFHSYASWYWELYNEIGGGNEKIAASTFRMGLPEDSELRELLRKRPPEDMRQLIRCIEEYKRLEDNRLQSKGKAPLLNRPRQGVFPPRPRKDLRMQEPEVQKGEVNVAFKEPVHKIVNRIKNEPFFKWPNKMGGDQSRRNQNLYCTYHRDKGHTTDQCRVLKDHLGQLVKARYLKEFVVDYGNRGAGQGASQRGIPLPQPLEVIEVIHAAPKSTIVTRKGVLTMALVENYSDE; this is encoded by the coding sequence ATGAGGGTCGGCGAAACCTTTCATAGTTATGCCAGTTGGTATTGGGAGCTTTACAATGAAATTGGTGGGGGcaacgagaaaattgcggcaaGCACTTTTAGGATGGGGCTGCCAGAGGATTCCGAACTACGGGAGTTGTTGAGGAAGAGGCCtcccgaggatatgaggcaacttatAAGGTGTATTGAAGAGTATAAACGCCTTGAAGATAATCGGCTACAGAGTAAGGGCAAGGCCCCGTTGTTAAATCGTCCTCGACAAGGCGTTTTTCCGCCAAGACCCCGAAAGGATTTGAGAATGCAGGAACCGGAGGTACAAAAGGGGGAGGTGAACGTGGCATTCAAGGAGCCGGTGCACAAGATCGTAAACCGGATAAAGAACGAAccgttcttcaaatggccgaacaagatggggggAGACCAATCTCGGAGGAACCAGAACTTGTACTGTACCTATCACAGAGATAAGGGGCATACCACCGATCAGTGTCGGGTATTAAAAGATCATCTAGGGCAGCTGGTGAAAGCAAGGTACTTGAAAGAGTTTGTGGTGGATTATGGGAATCGGGGTGCCGGGCAGGGAGCCTCGCAGAGAGGAATTCCTCTCCCACAACCTTTGGAAGTGATTGAAGTCATCCATGCTGCGCCAAAGAGTACGATAGTGACTAGGAAGGGGGTACTGACTATGGCACTCGTAGAAAATTACTCAGATGAGTAG
- the LOC126710107 gene encoding NDR1/HIN1-like protein 12, protein MSSSKKQLGHKHTTGYFIWLFAILCTIICIAVIISGIAVFIGYMVIHPRIPTLSVANAHLDTMQYSQAGLLETAMNIIIRAENDNSKVHASFSDTSFILSFQGLVLAKLVADPFDVSKNSSVDFNYVVTSSEIPLDSARMHQVDLALKKKVITFDFKGNSRTQWRVSLLGSVKFWCHLNCQLRFHPVNGTYISSRCSSKSK, encoded by the coding sequence ATGTCTTCAAGCAAAAAACAACTGGGACATAAACATACCACCGGTTACTTTATTTGGCTTTTCGCCATACTTTGCACCATCATATGCATAGCAGTGATAATCTCAGGCATCGCAGTGTTCATTGGATACATGGTCATACATCCGAGAATACCTACCTTGAGTGTCGCAAATGCCCATCTTGATACCATGCAATATTCTCAAGCTGGTCTACTTGAAACCGCAATGAATATTATCATCAGGGCCGAGAATGATAACAGCAAAGTTCATGCAAGTTTTTCAGACACTAGCTTCATTCTCAGCTTCCAAGGATTAGTACTAGCAAAACTCGTCGCCGACCCATTTGATGTAAGCAAAAACAGTTCTGTTGATTTTAATTATGTAGTCACATCTTCTGAAATTCCATTGGATTCTGCTCGAATGCATCAAGTAGACTTGGCATTGAAGAAAAAGGTAATTACATTCGATTTTAAAGGGAACTCGAGGACTCAGTGGAGAGTGTCGCTGCTTGGCTCTGTTAAGTTCTGGTGTCACCTCAATTGTCAACTCCGGTTCCATCCCGTGAACGGAACTTACATAAGCTCACGTTGCAGCTCCAAATCTAAATGA
- the LOC126709040 gene encoding uncharacterized protein LOC126709040: protein MYYPKKKIVNTTHPLIWCLAIICTLICIAVIITGMAVFIGYMVIHPRIPILSVANATLGTMRYSQDGLLETQMTIIIRAENDNKKAHASFSDTAFILSFQGLEIAKLVADPFDVKKNSSIYFNYEVTSDEIPLDSARMHQVDLSLKKKVIIFDFKGNSRTQWRVWLVGSVKFWCHLDCQLRFHTSNGTYISSRCSSETK from the coding sequence ATgtattatcccaaaaaaaaaattgtaaatacaaCCCATCCCTTGATTTGGTGTTTAGCCATAATTTGCACCTTGATATGCATAGCAGTGATAATCACAGGCATGGCAGTGTTCATTGGATACATGGTCATACATCCGAGAATACCTATCTTGAGTGTCGCAAATGCCACTCTTGGCACCATGCGATATTCTCAAGATGGTCTACTTGAAACCCAGATGACTATTATCATCAGGGCAGAGAATGACAACAAAAAAGCTCATGCAAGTTTTTCAGACACTGCCTTTATTCTCAGCTTCCAAGGACTAGAAATAGCAAAACTCGTCGCTGACCCGTTTGATGTAAAGAAAAACagttctatttattttaattatgagGTCACATCTGATGAAATTCCGTTGGATTCTGCTCGAATGCATCAGGTAGACTTGTCATTGAAGAAAAAGGTAATTATATTCGATTTCAAAGGGAACTCAAGGACTCAATGGAGAGTATGGCTGGTTGGCTCCGTTAAGTTCTGGTGTCACCTCGACTGTCAACTCCGGTTCCATACATCGAACGGAACTTACATAAGTTCACGTTGCAGCTCCGAAACTAAATGA
- the LOC126708511 gene encoding uncharacterized protein LOC126708511, whose amino-acid sequence MERDHSLIISGPVQMIESCEGMLRDILPTKQNMMRRKVPQECKAESETTGHLFRSCPRAQKVWQYIKLHFSFESHTISSFFDLMWNRVVLGKYDEDKVAMVVTVAWAIWFNRNEVRNGKSKKTRRDIVQWTSQYLVECFAAIEIPRTTSPTSQVVTWAPSTGLRYKVNVDGAVFKMQKTARVGVVIRDSHGQIVAALSKKINSPLGALEVEAKAFEARIRFAKDVGISDFTVEGDSLVVYNALCGHSNPPSFVAHIISGIIGNYGACSSIDFSHIRRQVSSFVSKICVRY is encoded by the coding sequence ATGGAGAGAGATCACAGCCTAATAATCTCAGGTCCAGTTCAGATGATAGAAAGCTGCGAGGGCATGTTGCGCGACATCCTTCCCACTAAGCAAAATATGATGCGCCGAAAGGTCCCGCAAGAATGTAAGGCAGAGTCTGAAACAACGGGACATTTGTTCCGGAGCTGTCCAAGAGCACAGAAGGTATGGCAATACATAAAATtgcatttctcttttgaatcACATACTATCTCGTCCTTCTTTGACTTAATGTGGAACCGGGTTGTGCTGGGTAAGTATGATGAGGACAAAGTGGCAATGGTGGTTACTGTAGCATGGGCCATATGGTTTAATAGGAATGAAGTTCGAAATGGGAAAAGTAAGAAGACAAGAAGGGATATAGTGCAGTGGACGTCTCAGTATCTTGTGGAATGCTTTGCTGCGATTGAAATTCCGAGAACTACGAGTCCAACAAGTCAGGTGGTAACATGGGCACCTTCAACGGGTTTGAGATACAAAGTCAATGTTGATGGGGCGGTGTTTAAAATGCAAAAGACAGCAAGAGTAGGGGTGGTGATTCGAGACTCTCATGGACAGATTGTAGCAGCTCTGAGTAAGAAAATCAACTCACCTTTGGGGGCATTGGAGGTTGAGGCGAAGGCTTTTGAAGCTCGAATCAGATTTGCAAAGGACGTTGGGATTTCTGATTTTACAGTTGAAGGGGACTCCTTGGTGGTGTACAATGCTTTGTGTGGTCATTCTAATCCTCCTTCATTTGTGGCACACATTATATCAGGTATAATTGGGAATTATGGGGCTTGTTCATCGATTGATTTTTCACATATTAGAAGACAAGTCAGCTCATTTGTTAGCAAAATATGTGTTAGGTATTGA